In Horticoccus luteus, the following proteins share a genomic window:
- a CDS encoding glycoside hydrolase family 43 protein yields MPLLSPQEIHLRDPFVLPVAAEQTYYLYGTTDPHACTEAPGTGFDAYRSRDLHSWEGPFPVFRPAADFWATHHYWAPEVHHWRGRYYLFASFKAADVRRGTQVLVAAHPLGPFVPHAPAPLTPAEWECLDGTLFVDADGRPSMIFAHEWLQIHDGSFAAVGLNDDLTASRGDAFELFRISTVPWAVVPPWARDRQPPVYVSDGPFPFRAGNGELCLLFSSWSATGYTTGVARSTSGTLRGPWHADAEPLFRDNGGHAMLFDGFDGARYLTLHAPNDPPPEHPRFFRVTEHAGRLQLA; encoded by the coding sequence ATGCCCCTGCTCTCGCCTCAGGAAATTCACCTGCGCGATCCCTTCGTGCTGCCGGTCGCCGCCGAGCAAACCTATTACCTCTACGGCACCACCGATCCGCACGCCTGCACGGAGGCGCCGGGCACGGGCTTCGACGCCTACCGCAGCCGCGATCTCCATTCCTGGGAAGGCCCGTTTCCCGTCTTTCGCCCCGCCGCAGATTTCTGGGCCACGCATCATTATTGGGCGCCGGAAGTGCATCACTGGCGCGGCCGCTACTACCTGTTCGCGAGTTTCAAGGCCGCGGACGTTCGCCGCGGCACCCAAGTCCTCGTCGCCGCTCATCCGCTCGGCCCCTTCGTGCCGCACGCCCCCGCGCCACTCACTCCCGCCGAGTGGGAATGTCTCGATGGCACGCTCTTTGTCGACGCCGACGGACGGCCGTCGATGATCTTCGCCCACGAATGGCTCCAGATTCACGACGGCTCATTTGCCGCCGTGGGTTTGAATGACGACCTGACCGCCAGCCGCGGCGACGCGTTCGAACTCTTCCGCATCAGCACCGTGCCCTGGGCAGTCGTGCCACCGTGGGCGCGCGACCGACAGCCGCCCGTTTACGTATCCGACGGTCCCTTCCCGTTTCGCGCCGGCAACGGCGAATTGTGCCTGCTGTTTTCCAGTTGGAGCGCCACCGGCTACACCACCGGCGTCGCCCGTTCTACGAGCGGCACGTTGCGCGGACCGTGGCACGCGGATGCGGAGCCGCTCTTCCGCGACAACGGCGGGCACGCCATGCTCTTCGACGGCTTCGACGGTGCGCGTTATCTCACGCTGCACGCCCCCAACGATCCGCCGCCCGAGCACCCGCGCTTCTTCCGCGTCACCGAGCACGCCGGCCGCCTGCAACTCGCCTGA
- a CDS encoding LysM peptidoglycan-binding domain-containing protein produces the protein MNCRLRFAALLTLLPAAVALAAADPAPTPAAPAPAPQTPTPAAKTSPDVAPPPAPNATAPAAADASPADASAAPAAPADPTADLAAERDRLASNLSTALRSYTLMRDEHDKLAAALEKSDAEKTALQQQLADVRAQVESLNTQLQQVSAAAGEAGQMREQARQMQAEAAALAAQNHDLKTRLALLAPPPGSTLAAPLRPNTASAAATATPPPTTAPAPASAPDAAPTPATTAPATPAGPQVHTVVLGDTLRKIARHYYGDANRWPEILNANRDVITNEDALVVGTELRIP, from the coding sequence ATGAACTGCCGCCTCCGATTCGCCGCCCTGCTCACGCTCCTGCCCGCCGCGGTCGCCCTCGCCGCCGCCGATCCCGCACCGACTCCCGCCGCCCCCGCCCCCGCCCCCCAAACGCCGACGCCCGCCGCGAAAACATCCCCGGACGTCGCGCCGCCTCCGGCCCCGAACGCCACCGCGCCCGCGGCCGCCGATGCATCGCCCGCCGACGCCAGCGCGGCACCCGCCGCTCCCGCCGATCCCACCGCCGACCTCGCGGCGGAGCGCGACCGCCTCGCATCCAACCTCTCCACCGCCCTCCGCAGCTATACGCTCATGCGCGACGAACACGACAAACTCGCCGCCGCGCTCGAGAAATCCGACGCCGAAAAAACCGCGCTGCAGCAGCAACTCGCCGACGTCCGCGCCCAAGTCGAATCGCTCAACACGCAGTTGCAGCAAGTGAGCGCCGCCGCCGGCGAAGCCGGACAAATGCGCGAGCAGGCCCGCCAGATGCAGGCCGAAGCCGCTGCGCTCGCCGCCCAAAATCACGACCTGAAGACGCGCCTCGCACTCCTCGCGCCTCCGCCCGGCTCCACGCTCGCGGCCCCGCTCCGCCCGAACACCGCGTCCGCCGCCGCCACCGCCACCCCACCGCCCACCACGGCGCCCGCGCCCGCGTCCGCTCCCGACGCCGCGCCCACACCGGCCACGACTGCGCCCGCGACGCCCGCCGGTCCGCAAGTCCACACCGTCGTTCTGGGCGACACCCTGCGCAAAATCGCCCGCCATTACTACGGCGACGCCAATCGCTGGCCCGAAATTCTCAACGCCAACCGCGACGTCATCACCAACGAAGACGCGCTCGTCGTCGGCACGGAATTGCGCATCCCCTGA